A section of the Pseudophryne corroboree isolate aPseCor3 chromosome 11, aPseCor3.hap2, whole genome shotgun sequence genome encodes:
- the LOC134968802 gene encoding protein kinase C delta type-like, with protein sequence MSLNKRKRPNNNGSATKEQAPSKRKKEEDGCEEKGDVFKTVTSGDIQVREENRSSEKASKTPQNKRKRESSDESPTMRKVRKTSSGKTEDMLKRVATKRSSDRTEDSGPCKKKKEEEHHDSPGEGPSVPIIPQASGRRGIKRTRISEETGDKKKRSADASGISVASTPETSAASHHLASLTFHRMLGEGAFGKVVLASHSISKQRLAVKVIEKKTVVNSIKKYFMCVEKEVMKITGESALFPHTYAAFHTPGHVFFVMEYLSGGDLCQLIQSRGPFDVPTIRFFAAEILCGLQFLHTRGIVHRDIKTENILLDAAGHVKIADFGLSVMNVHGDKKISGQAGTPYYMAPEIICNVPYNIMVDLFSFGVVLFEMATGIYPFCAGNDATKIALSIMHDAPCYPSNLHPEIRDLLERLLCKDPEERLNRCSNISCHPFFKSINWEKLEAGRITPPFTMYPTPVTMAEAIPMDDLLSPTESAISAEDESLLTGFSFTSDMWTTMNCVRRTSSRCIIL encoded by the coding sequence ATGAGTCTAAATAAAAGAAAGCGACCAAATAACAACGGGTCTGCTACAAAGGAGCAAGCTCCTAGcaagaggaagaaggaggaggatggaTGCGAGGAGAAAGGCGATGTTTTCAAAACCGTAACATCAGGAGACATTCAGGTGCGCGAGGAGAACCGGTCATCTGAGAAAGCATCAAAGACTCctcaaaataagagaaaaagagagtCATCAGATGAGTCCCCAACTATGAGGAAGGTGAGAAAGACCAGCAGCGGCAAAACTGAGGACATGCTTAAGAGAGTGGCCACTAAAAGATCCTCAGACAGGACAGAGGACAGTGGACCGtgtaagaaaaagaaagaggaggaACATCATGACAGTCCAGGCGAGGGACCCAGCGTGCCCATCATACCCCAGGCATCTGGACGGAGGGGCATAAAGAGAACTCGTATAAGTGAGGAAACTGGCGACAAAAAGAAGAGATCAGCAGATGCAAGTGGGATATCCGTAGCCAGTACCCCAGAGACATCAGCTGCGTCTCACCATCTGGCCAGTTTGACCTTCCACAGAATGCTTGGAGAAGGCGCCTTCGGGAAGGTGGTCCTAGCGTCCCATTCCATCAGCAAACAGCGTCTGGCCGTGAAAGTCATAGAAAAGAAGACAGTAGTGAACAGCATTAAGAAATACTTTATGTGTGTAGAGAAAGAGGTGATGAAAATAACTGGGGAGAGTGCACTCTTTCCGCACACATATGCTGCCTTCCACACACCGGGCCATGTATTCTTTGTAATGGAGTACCTGAGTGGTGGAGACCTCTGCCAATTAATACAGAGCAGAGGCCCATTTGATGTTCCTACCATCAGATTTTTTGCAGCAGAAATACTCTGTGGGCTGCAGTTCCTGCACACAAGAGGCATTGTCCACAGGGACATTAAGACAGAAAATATACTTCTGGATGCAGCTGGCCATGTGAAAATCGCAGATTTTGGCCTCTCTGTAATGAATGTCCATGGCGATAAGAAAATATCAGGACAAGCTGGGACTCCGTATTACATGGCTCCAGAGATTATCTGTAATGTCCCATATAACATCATGGTAGACCTCTTTTCATTCGGGGTAGTATTATTTGAAATGGCTACTGGAATATACCCCTTTTGTGCTGgcaatgatgccaccaagattgcgcTGTCTATCATGCATGATGCTCCATGCTATCCGAGCAATCTCCATCCAGAGATTAGGGACCTCCTTGAAAGACTCTTATGCAAAGACCCAGAGGAGAGACTGAATCGCTGTAGTAACATCTCATGTCATCCATTCTTCAAGTCCATAAACTGGGAGAAACTAGAGGCCGGTAGGATAACTCCCCCATTTACAATGTATCCTACTCCAGTGACAATGGCTGAAGCTATACCGATGGATGACCTGCTCTCACctacagaatctgcaatatctgcagaGGATGAGAGCCTGTTAACAGGATTCTCCTTTACCAGTGACATGTGGACAACAATGAACTGCGTAAGACgaaccagcagccgctgcatcatccTCTAG
- the LOC134968803 gene encoding protein kinase C delta type-like — MSLNKRKRPNNNGSATKEQAPSKRKKEEDGCEEKGDVFKTVTSGDIQVREENRSSEKASKTPQNKRKRESSDESPTMRKVRKTSSGKTEDMLKRVATKRSSDRTEDSGPCKKKKEEEHHDSPGEGPSVPIIPQASGRRGIKRTRISEETGDKKKRSADASGISVASTPETSAASHHLASLTFHRMLGEGAFGKVVLASHSISKQRLAVKVIEKKTVVNSIKKYFMCVEKEVMKITGESALFPHTYAAFHTPGHVFFVMEYLSGGDLCQLIQSRGPFDVPTIRFFAAEILCGLQFLHTRGIVHRDIKTENILLDAAGHVKIADFGLSVMNVHGDKKISGQAGTPYYMAPEIICNVPYNIMVDLFSFGVVLFEMATGIYPFCAGNDATKIALSIMHDAPCYPSNLHPEIRDLLERLLCKDPEERLNRCSNISCHPFFKSINWEKLEAGKITPPFTMYPTPVTMAEAIPMDNLLSPTESAISAEDESLLTGFSFTSDMWTTMNCVRRTSSRCIIL, encoded by the coding sequence ATGAGTCTAAATAAAAGAAAGCGACCAAATAACAACGGGTCTGCTACAAAGGAGCAAGCTCCTAGcaagaggaagaaggaggaggatggaTGCGAGGAGAAAGGCGATGTTTTCAAAACCGTAACATCAGGAGACATTCAGGTGCGCGAGGAGAACCGGTCATCTGAGAAAGCATCAAAGACTCctcaaaataagagaaaaagagagtCATCAGATGAGTCTCCAACTATGAGGAAGGTGAGAAAGACCAGCAGCGGCAAAACTGAGGACATGCTTAAGAGAGTGGCCACTAAAAGATCCTCAGACAGGACAGAGGACAGTGGACCGtgtaagaaaaagaaagaggaggaACATCATGACAGTCCAGGCGAGGGACCCAGCGTGCCCATCATACCCCAGGCATCTGGACGGAGGGGCATAAAGAGAACTCGTATAAGTGAGGAAACTGGCGACAAAAAGAAGAGATCAGCAGATGCAAGTGGGATATCCGTAGCCAGTACCCCAGAGACATCAGCTGCGTCTCACCATCTGGCCAGTTTGACCTTCCACAGAATGCTTGGAGAAGGCGCCTTCGGGAAGGTGGTCCTAGCGTCCCATTCCATCAGCAAACAGCGTCTGGCCGTGAAAGTCATAGAAAAGAAGACAGTAGTGAACAGCATTAAGAAATACTTTATGTGTGTAGAGAAAGAGGTGATGAAAATAACTGGGGAGAGTGCACTCTTTCCGCACACATATGCTGCCTTCCACACACCGGGCCATGTATTCTTTGTAATGGAGTACCTGAGTGGTGGAGACCTCTGCCAATTAATACAGAGCAGAGGCCCATTTGATGTTCCTACCATCAGATTTTTTGCAGCAGAAATACTCTGTGGGCTGCAGTTCCTGCACACAAGAGGCATTGTCCACAGGGACATTAAGACAGAAAATATACTTCTGGATGCAGCTGGCCATGTGAAAATCGCAGATTTTGGCCTCTCTGTAATGAATGTCCATGGCGATAAGAAAATATCAGGACAAGCTGGGACTCCGTATTACATGGCTCCAGAGATTATCTGTAATGTCCCATATAACATCATGGTAGACCTCTTTTCATTCGGGGTAGTATTATTTGAAATGGCTACTGGAATATACCCCTTTTGTGCTGgcaatgatgccaccaagattgcgcTGTCTATCATGCATGATGCTCCATGCTATCCGAGCAATCTCCATCCAGAGATTAGGGACCTCCTTGAAAGACTCTTATGCAAAGACCCAGAGGAGAGACTGAATCGCTGTAGTAACATCTCATGTCATCCATTCTTCAAGTCCATAAACTGGGAGAAACTAGAGGCCGGTAAGATAACTCCCCCATTTACAATGTATCCTACTCCAGTGACAATGGCTGAAGCTATACCGATGGATAACCTGCTCTCACctacagaatctgcaatatctgcagaGGATGAGAGCCTGTTAACAGGATTCTCCTTTACCAGTGACATGTGGACAACAATGAACTGCGTAAGACgaaccagcagccgctgcatcatccTCTAG